A portion of the Paenibacillus hamazuiensis genome contains these proteins:
- the rsmA gene encoding 16S rRNA (adenine(1518)-N(6)/adenine(1519)-N(6))-dimethyltransferase RsmA has protein sequence MSGDELIATPKRTQDLIRKHGLTLKKSLGQNFLIDQNTLQKIVGAAELDASKGALEIGPGIGALTQHLAVRAGKVVAVEIDQRLIPILQETLEPYPNATVVHGDVLETDLAKLFAENFQGVSRVSVVANLPYYVTTPIIMKLLEDKLPLENIVVMIQKEVAERMAARPGKKDYGSLSIAVQYYCEPELVAVVPHTVFIPQPNVDSAVIKLKVRDRPPVEVADEAFFFEVVQAAFTQRRKTIYNNLGSRFFTKETKTELEKLLQQLDIDPSRRGETLSIEEYARLSGALRQFLG, from the coding sequence CTGAGCGGCGACGAGCTGATCGCTACGCCGAAACGTACGCAGGATTTGATTCGCAAGCATGGGCTTACCTTGAAGAAAAGCTTGGGGCAAAACTTTTTGATCGACCAAAACACACTGCAAAAAATTGTCGGCGCCGCGGAGCTGGACGCTTCGAAGGGAGCTCTGGAGATCGGGCCGGGTATAGGCGCGTTAACCCAGCACTTGGCGGTGAGGGCCGGAAAGGTCGTTGCCGTGGAGATTGACCAGCGGCTTATTCCCATTCTGCAGGAGACGCTGGAGCCTTACCCGAATGCGACGGTAGTTCACGGAGACGTGCTTGAGACGGACCTTGCGAAGCTGTTTGCCGAGAATTTTCAGGGGGTATCCCGGGTCAGCGTGGTTGCCAACCTTCCCTATTACGTGACGACGCCGATCATCATGAAGCTTCTGGAGGACAAGCTGCCGCTGGAGAACATCGTCGTCATGATCCAGAAGGAAGTGGCGGAACGCATGGCGGCCAGACCCGGGAAAAAGGATTACGGAAGCTTGAGCATTGCGGTTCAGTATTACTGCGAGCCGGAGCTTGTCGCCGTCGTGCCGCATACGGTGTTTATCCCGCAGCCGAATGTGGACTCGGCCGTGATTAAACTGAAGGTGCGGGACCGCCCTCCGGTGGAGGTGGCCGATGAGGCGTTTTTCTTCGAGGTCGTTCAAGCGGCTTTCACTCAGCGCCGAAAAACGATATACAATAACCTGGGCAGCCGCTTTTTCACCAAAGAGACTAAAACGGAGCTGGAGAAGCTTTTGCAGCAGCTGGACATAGATCCTTCCCGCCGGGGGGAAACGCTCAGCATCGAGGAATATGCGCGTCTGAGCGGCGCCCTCCGGCAATTTCTCGGGTAA
- the rnmV gene encoding ribonuclease M5 has product MIKEIIVVEGKDDTAAIRRAVEAETIETGGSAINKDVIQRIRLAQQRRGVIVFTDPDHAGERIRKIITAKVPGCKHAFLPQEQAEKNGDIGVENASPEAIRYALSHVRTDYEAGGTEISWSDLIDAGLIVHPQAAARRLEAGKLLGIGYCNGKQFFKRCRMFQITKEEFADAMRRVLDQFE; this is encoded by the coding sequence ATGATCAAGGAAATCATTGTTGTGGAGGGTAAGGACGATACGGCGGCCATTCGGCGGGCCGTGGAGGCGGAAACGATCGAAACCGGCGGATCGGCGATCAATAAGGACGTCATCCAAAGGATTCGGCTGGCTCAGCAGCGCAGGGGAGTCATCGTGTTTACAGACCCGGATCATGCGGGCGAACGGATCCGCAAGATCATAACGGCCAAGGTGCCGGGATGCAAGCATGCTTTCCTGCCGCAGGAGCAGGCGGAGAAGAACGGCGACATCGGGGTGGAAAACGCCTCGCCTGAAGCGATCCGGTATGCCCTCTCGCACGTACGGACCGATTATGAAGCGGGCGGCACGGAAATCAGCTGGAGCGACCTGATCGACGCGGGGCTGATCGTTCACCCCCAGGCGGCGGCCAGAAGGCTGGAAGCCGGCAAGCTGCTCGGCATCGGGTACTGCAACGGGAAGCAGTTTTTCAAACGGTGCCGGATGTTCCAGATTACGAAAGAAGAGTTTGCGGACGCGATGCGCCGGGTATTGGACCAATTTGAGTAA
- a CDS encoding 3D domain-containing protein, giving the protein MSFALRWKHENMRSILIVAAFSIAMTFMFMMLLYGTAIKRVTVVVNGQESVVQTRQWELSRLLDEQNIQVGEHDRISVPLTASLKNGDRIVIDHTKPVQLTADGETKTVYTTGQTVESALKDLNISVGELDKVIPAADTALADNAAIQVVRVKKETEDFTETIPYEVVKKNDAQLLKGKEQTVQEGQEGVVLKTKEKVYEDGKLVSEEIVKEEVQSESVNKVVAVGTKNPVIALSASSPNMDEVTKSGVTFGYKQIVKNMTLTAYTASAGGKSANHPQYGLTSTGTRVTEGRTIAVDPKVIPLGWWVYIEGLGFRRAEDIGSAVKGNIIDVYFDSADYATKFGTKRGYTVYIIGPKKPTAD; this is encoded by the coding sequence ATGTCCTTCGCATTGCGATGGAAGCATGAAAACATGAGATCGATTCTCATTGTAGCGGCATTTTCGATCGCTATGACTTTCATGTTCATGATGTTGTTATACGGGACCGCAATCAAGCGGGTTACCGTGGTTGTTAACGGCCAAGAATCCGTTGTCCAGACAAGACAATGGGAACTGAGCCGGCTGCTGGATGAACAAAATATCCAGGTCGGGGAACACGACCGCATTTCCGTTCCGCTTACGGCAAGTCTCAAAAACGGAGACCGGATCGTCATCGACCATACGAAGCCCGTTCAGCTTACGGCGGATGGGGAAACGAAGACGGTATATACGACGGGGCAAACGGTAGAGAGCGCGCTGAAGGATTTGAATATTTCCGTTGGGGAGCTGGATAAAGTGATTCCTGCCGCCGACACCGCGCTTGCGGACAATGCAGCCATTCAAGTGGTGCGTGTGAAGAAAGAAACCGAGGATTTTACCGAAACGATCCCTTACGAAGTGGTTAAAAAGAATGATGCCCAACTGCTCAAGGGCAAAGAGCAGACCGTTCAGGAAGGCCAGGAAGGCGTCGTCCTGAAGACGAAAGAAAAGGTGTACGAAGACGGCAAACTTGTTTCCGAGGAAATTGTCAAAGAAGAAGTACAATCCGAAAGCGTCAATAAAGTGGTGGCCGTCGGCACGAAAAATCCGGTTATTGCCTTATCCGCTTCTTCTCCCAATATGGACGAAGTGACGAAAAGCGGGGTTACATTTGGATATAAGCAAATTGTCAAAAACATGACGTTGACCGCCTACACGGCAAGTGCAGGTGGCAAAAGTGCCAATCATCCGCAATACGGGCTCACCTCGACGGGGACCCGCGTGACGGAAGGGCGTACTATCGCCGTAGACCCGAAGGTCATTCCTCTTGGATGGTGGGTGTATATCGAAGGTCTCGGTTTCCGCAGAGCAGAAGATATCGGCAGCGCAGTAAAGGGGAACATCATCGACGTTTACTTCGATAGCGCCGATTACGCGACAAAATTTGGAACTAAACGCGGATATACCGTGTATATCATCGGTCCGAAGAAGCCGACCGCAGATTAA
- a CDS encoding TatD family hydrolase — MLIDTHTHLNARQFDEDRQEVIERAIQNGISRIVNVGFNRETIPSSIQLAEQYEFIYSTVGWHPTDAVDMTEEDLAWIESLCSHPKVVAIGEIGLDYYWDTSPKDVQHRVFREQIRLARKVGKPIVIHNRDAHQDIVKILQEEKASEVGGVMHCFSGSWETAKQCLDMNFYISFGGPITYKNAKQPKEVLAQVPMDRLLIETDAPYLTPHPFRGKRNETGYVRLVAEAAAEIKGIPLENLAHVTTVNAITLFGIR, encoded by the coding sequence ATGCTCATCGACACGCATACACATCTGAACGCCCGCCAATTCGATGAAGATCGACAAGAGGTCATCGAGCGGGCGATTCAGAACGGAATAAGTCGAATCGTTAATGTCGGATTTAATCGGGAAACGATCCCTTCCTCCATTCAGCTCGCCGAACAATACGAATTCATCTATTCGACCGTCGGGTGGCACCCGACCGATGCGGTCGATATGACGGAGGAAGATCTTGCCTGGATCGAATCGCTTTGCAGCCATCCCAAGGTGGTGGCGATCGGCGAGATCGGTCTTGATTATTATTGGGACACGTCTCCCAAAGACGTACAGCATCGGGTGTTTCGCGAACAAATTCGGCTTGCCCGCAAGGTAGGCAAGCCGATCGTCATACATAACCGGGACGCTCATCAGGACATCGTAAAAATCCTGCAGGAAGAGAAGGCCTCCGAAGTCGGAGGAGTGATGCACTGCTTCTCGGGCAGTTGGGAAACGGCCAAGCAATGCCTCGATATGAACTTCTACATTTCGTTCGGCGGGCCGATTACATACAAAAATGCCAAACAGCCAAAAGAAGTGCTCGCCCAGGTGCCGATGGACCGATTGCTCATCGAGACGGATGCCCCGTATTTGACTCCGCATCCTTTTCGAGGAAAGCGCAACGAGACCGGTTATGTGCGTTTGGTTGCCGAAGCCGCTGCCGAAATTAAGGGCATTCCGCTGGAAAATTTGGCTCACGTTACCACGGTAAACGCCATTACATTATTCGGGATTCGTTAA
- a CDS encoding HD domain-containing protein, with translation MTLLKEEKVFKDPVHKYIYVQDETIWDLINTKEFQRLRRIRQLGTCFLTFHGAEHSRFSHSLGVYEVTRKIISQFERNQYEDWPKEERLLCLCAALLHDVGHGPFSHSIERTFGTHHEEWSCRIVLGDTEVNEVLKRVSPTFPQQVAGVIAKTYRQEIVVSLVSSQLDADRMDYLLRDAYFTGVNYGTFDLERILRVLRPYKGHIVVKESGMHAVEDYLMSRYQMYWQVYFHPVTRSAEIILNKIFQRAKQLYEEGYRFQFMVRPLLCLFQGALTLQDYILLDEALMQTVLMQWTLEDDGVLADLSRRFLERDLFKYVTMDRVDTGLMEQLRTNMQEHGIDPAFYLEIDFPSDMSYDVYRPGENDEKLPILLLDQRDVLTEISRKSEIVRSISGIQLGKYHLYYPAELAERHTDLIPRELHKLFDPE, from the coding sequence GTGACTTTGCTCAAGGAAGAAAAAGTGTTTAAAGACCCTGTGCATAAATACATTTATGTGCAGGACGAAACGATCTGGGATCTCATCAATACGAAAGAGTTTCAAAGGCTTCGCCGCATCCGCCAGCTCGGCACTTGCTTTCTTACTTTCCATGGAGCGGAGCACAGCCGGTTTTCCCATTCGCTCGGCGTATATGAAGTAACGAGAAAAATCATCTCCCAGTTCGAAAGAAACCAATATGAAGACTGGCCGAAGGAAGAGCGGCTGCTCTGCTTGTGCGCGGCGCTTCTTCACGATGTCGGGCACGGTCCGTTTTCCCATTCCATTGAACGCACGTTCGGTACCCACCACGAGGAATGGTCCTGCCGGATCGTTCTCGGGGATACCGAAGTGAACGAAGTGCTCAAGCGGGTATCGCCGACGTTCCCGCAGCAGGTAGCCGGAGTGATAGCGAAAACGTACCGGCAGGAAATCGTCGTCAGCCTTGTCTCAAGCCAACTGGATGCGGACCGTATGGATTATTTGCTGAGAGATGCCTATTTTACCGGCGTCAATTACGGCACCTTTGATCTTGAGCGCATTTTGCGAGTTCTGCGCCCTTACAAGGGACACATCGTCGTCAAGGAAAGCGGCATGCATGCGGTTGAGGACTACCTGATGTCCAGATATCAAATGTACTGGCAGGTGTATTTTCATCCGGTAACGCGCAGCGCCGAAATTATATTGAACAAAATTTTCCAAAGAGCCAAACAGCTGTATGAAGAAGGGTACAGATTTCAATTTATGGTGCGGCCTCTGCTTTGCCTGTTCCAGGGTGCGCTTACCTTGCAGGATTATATTTTGCTGGATGAAGCGCTGATGCAGACTGTCCTGATGCAATGGACCCTCGAAGATGACGGCGTGCTGGCGGACCTGAGCCGGCGCTTTCTGGAGCGCGACCTGTTCAAATATGTGACGATGGACCGGGTTGACACCGGGCTGATGGAGCAGCTTCGGACAAACATGCAGGAACACGGCATAGATCCGGCGTTTTACCTGGAAATTGATTTTCCTTCCGACATGTCGTATGATGTGTACCGTCCCGGCGAAAATGACGAAAAATTGCCGATACTGCTGCTCGATCAACGCGACGTTCTGACGGAAATTTCCCGCAAGTCGGAAATTGTCCGGTCCATCAGCGGCATTCAACTGGGCAAATATCATTTGTACTATCCGGCCGAGCTGGCGGAGCGGCACACCGATCTGATTCCCCGCGAATTGCATAAGCTGTTCGATCCGGAATGA